The genomic stretch TCTTCGACGGGGCCGGGCTCGAGCGAGATCCTGCGGGCTTCGTGTGCGTGAGGGCGACGCTGCAGGCCGTCGGGCACGACGAGATCTTCGCGGTCGGCGACTGTGCGAGCCTGCTGACCGATCCCAACCTGCCCAAGGCCGGCGTCTATGCGGTGCGCCAGGGGCCGACACTCATCGCCAACCTGCGCGCGCGCGTCATGGGCGGGTCGATGCGCCGCTACCGGCCGCAGCGGGATTTTCTGTCGCTGCTCAACCTGGGCGACGGCCGGGCGCTGGCGTCCAAGTGGGGAATTGCGCTCGAGGGCGACTGGGCCTTCACCCTCAAGGACTGGATCGACCGGCGCTTCGTCCGGCGCTTCCAGGTGCTGGATCAGGGCGGCCAGCTTCAGCCCGAGTTCGCGCGGGCGCCCGCCATGGCGCAGGACATGCTCTGCGGCGGGTGCGCGGCCAAGGTAGGCGAGTCGGTGCTCACCCGCGCGCTCGACCGGCTGGGCGCGGTGAGCGATCCCGATGTCGTGCTCGGGCTGGCCGTGCCCGACGACGCGGCGGCGGTGGCGACGGCGCGTGGCGAGATCATCGTGTCGAGCGTGGATGCCTTCCGTGCCTTCACCGACGATCCCTACCTGGTCGGACGCGTGGCCGCCGTCAACGCGGCGAGCGATCTCTGGGCCAAGGGCGCGGCACCCCGCTTCGCCCTGGCCTGGGTGCAGGTGCCCGACGTCGAGCCGGCGCGCGCCGAGGAGACGCTCTATCAGGCGCTGGCCGGCGCCCGCGCGGTCTTCGACGCGGAAGGCATCACGCTGGTCGGCGGCCACACGACCAATGGCGATGATCTCTCGGTGGGCTTCGCCGTCTTCGGCACGGCCGCCTCCGCGGATGCGCTCTTAAGGATCGGCGGCCTCTCCGCGGGCGACAAACTCATCCTGACCAAGCCGCTCGGCACGGGCGTGCTCTTCTTCGCCGACATGCGTGGCTGGGCGCGGGGCGAGTGGATGGAGGCGGCTGTTGCTTCCATGGCGCGGAGCAATGCCGCCGCCTCCCGCGTGGCCGTGCAGATGGGGGCCAGCGCGTGCACCGACATCAGCGGCTTCGGACTCGCCGGCCATCTGGGCGAGATGCTGAGGGCGAGCAAGGCCGGCGCGACGATCGATCTCCGCGCGCTGCCCCATCTCCCCGGCGCCGCCACGCTCCTGCGGCGCGGCCACCGCAGCACCTTCCATCCCGAGAACGCGCGCGCCCGCCGCGCCATCCGCGTCGAGCACGACGCCGACGTGCCCCTGCTCGACCTGATCTTCGATCCCCAGACCTCGGGCGGTCTCCTCTTCGGCGTGTCTGCCGATCGCGCGGCGGCTGCGGTCACCGCGCTCCATGCTGCCGGCGATGCCCACGCGGTGGTGATCGGCGACGTGACGCCTCCAAGCGCCGACGGCGCGCTCTTCGAAGTGGTGACTGGACCGCGGGTACAGATGCGCTAGACTGCGGGATATGCAATAGATCGTGGCGCTTCAGGGCCGTCTAATTCTAGCTAGGTGGTCAGGAGAACCTGGCATGTGCCGAAGCATCAAAACACTGCACAATTTCAAGCCGCCGGCGACGGACGAGGAGATCCGGGCATCTTCCCTACAGTTCGTCCGAAAATTGAGCGGCTTCGCAAAGCCGTCCAAAGCTAACGAATCCGCTTTCACCCGAGCGGTGGACGAGGTGGCGCAGGCAGCACGGGTGCTCCTCCACGCTCTCGTTACGAACGCTCCGCCTCGCGATCGAGAAGTTGAAGCGTCGAAGGCCCGCGCCAAGGGGATGGACCGTTTTCGCTCTCACGATACGAGACGAGCCATCTGACCAGCGTTGGAGCGGACCGGCGCACCAGCCAAATTACACCAATCGAATCCGTTCGCAGCGGAGGTCGTCCATGATCATTGCCCTGGCCTCGCCTCGTGTCGCCTCATCCCTTGATGATGGCCTGGACAAGATCAAGCGGCTCCTATCCGAAGCTTCGGCCCAGGGCGCGGAGATCGTGTGTTTCCCGGAAGCCTATCTCCCAGGATTGCGGGGACAGGATTTTGAAGTCTTACCCTTTGATCAGACGCACCAGGAACGGGTACTCCAGACCGTGGCGCAGTGGGCGCGAACGTATGCGGTGACCACGATCCTAGGGATGGAAAGACTCACAGAGGCGGGCCGGCAGATTGTCGCCGTTGTCATTGACGCCGGGGGCCAGATTCAGGGATGCCAAACTAAGAACCAGCTGGCCCCGAGCGAAGATCAGTTCTATGTGCCCGGGAATACCCGGCGACTCTTCGAGGTCAAGGGGACTAAGTTTGGCGTGGCAATTTGCCATGAGGGCTGGCGCTATCCCGAGACGGTGCGATGGGCGGCCGTGCGGGGCGCCAAGGTCGTC from Candidatus Methylomirabilota bacterium encodes the following:
- a CDS encoding DUF2277 domain-containing protein; amino-acid sequence: MCRSIKTLHNFKPPATDEEIRASSLQFVRKLSGFAKPSKANESAFTRAVDEVAQAARVLLHALVTNAPPRDREVEASKARAKGMDRFRSHDTRRAI
- a CDS encoding carbon-nitrogen hydrolase family protein, with translation MIIALASPRVASSLDDGLDKIKRLLSEASAQGAEIVCFPEAYLPGLRGQDFEVLPFDQTHQERVLQTVAQWARTYAVTTILGMERLTEAGRQIVAVVIDAGGQIQGCQTKNQLAPSEDQFYVPGNTRRLFEVKGTKFGVAICHEGWRYPETVRWAAVRGAKVVFHPHQTGSDREGVRLTQWGAASSPYYEKAMMMRSIENTIYFASVNYALRFQESATCLIDPSGQCQAYLPYAQEGVLVQAIKIEEATGLLAARYAPERFQEFTLE
- the selD gene encoding selenide, water dikinase SelD; this encodes MAIRHDLVLVGGGHTHIQVLRAWAMDPAPGVRLTVVVDRPVAVYSGMVPGFVAGQYRQDELEIDVRPLAMRAGARFIVAAATGLEPSQCRVNLEGRPPIAYDTISFDVGSTIAGLDRPGIGEHAIPTRPIGAFVRSADSIVERARARPGFKLVVVGAGAGGVEVAFAFRARFEREGIGGASVSLLEAGPTVLPGYPGAAVRGIELNARARGIELRCGVSVARASPDHVELEGGEIVPADALVWVTGAASLPIFDGAGLERDPAGFVCVRATLQAVGHDEIFAVGDCASLLTDPNLPKAGVYAVRQGPTLIANLRARVMGGSMRRYRPQRDFLSLLNLGDGRALASKWGIALEGDWAFTLKDWIDRRFVRRFQVLDQGGQLQPEFARAPAMAQDMLCGGCAAKVGESVLTRALDRLGAVSDPDVVLGLAVPDDAAAVATARGEIIVSSVDAFRAFTDDPYLVGRVAAVNAASDLWAKGAAPRFALAWVQVPDVEPARAEETLYQALAGARAVFDAEGITLVGGHTTNGDDLSVGFAVFGTAASADALLRIGGLSAGDKLILTKPLGTGVLFFADMRGWARGEWMEAAVASMARSNAAASRVAVQMGASACTDISGFGLAGHLGEMLRASKAGATIDLRALPHLPGAATLLRRGHRSTFHPENARARRAIRVEHDADVPLLDLIFDPQTSGGLLFGVSADRAAAAVTALHAAGDAHAVVIGDVTPPSADGALFEVVTGPRVQMR